The sequence CTTATTCATTAGACACTAAACAGGTGAAAACAgaatgaaacagggagggactaactgaGATATAAACATTTTTTCTGTAGCAAAACGTTTCGGTGCGTGAACGGTAGAGAGTCAACTTACCATCTGTGTGGCAAACCCAGGATGGCTGGGACAAGGAGGTGAACTTCATTCTGACCAGCAGTTCTCCTGCTGTATCCTGCTCTACTGCATTCCCTTCTGGACTCTCAGGCTATTGaccgagagagaaataagagagtgagatagagagaggacagaggagacacacCAGCAAGTTGAACAAAACTTTTTCCCCAAAATATTGTTTTATAAAGATAAAGGGTATTGTGTGAATGTTTCTTCATGGTCAGCAGTTATACCCTACCTTTGGACACAGGGGGTACCAGTTGGAGCCCTGGGTGGTGCTGTCCTTAAATATACAGCCCTCCAGCGGGACGAGGACCTCTCCCAGAAACACCTTCTTCTTCAGGGTCGCAGAGTGCCACACAGACACCTGCAGAGTACTCCTGGACAACAAGGGGCTCTCGATCTGGCACTGTGCATCAGGGAATACAATATGTAGATGGATGAAAAACAGGAGATTTCATTGCCATGTAGCCTATTCCACTCACTACTTTTAAGCCAGTTCAGGGTGTTCTTTAGACACTAAATTGAAGCTTGTTTTGATTTTCAGTTGAACAATTTTTTACTATGTTTTGTGGCCCATAATATTTGTCTCCTTACCTGTAAAATTTCATTATAAATGGGATCCGTTGTGTTCCTCTTGATAGTTGTCTTCAGTTTGCTGCTCTGAGACTTCTCCGGCAGTAGGTAGACTTTGACGTACCTGTCCATGATgttgacacatacagtacagcgTGAGGAGATCTAGTTTGCAAATGGATATATCAGTACAACAGAGAGTAATAATCTGTTATGAAAGACATAGAATTACTAGAATGGGCCTCCCCAATCAAGTCAGCATTCAATGATGGGTAGGGCCTATTTCTATAATCTGGTGTATTGAGTAATAATGCATACGGGTGACACTTCTTCCTCTTGATATCTCCATACGCCAGGTTTCTGCAGCCGTTTATTGTGATCTCCAGGCAGGAAGTGTTGTGGTTGAAGGCGATGGCGAGCTTTAGCTCCCCTGTCACTCTGTTGATCTCCAAGAGACCACAGTCTGTACCAGTGCTACTAGCACTACTGCCCtgtaatattaatatatatatatttttatatacagATCAACATGTCACATTGCCTCTTTAAAAGGATGTTATGACAGCATAATGCAGGTCTATTCCGTAATGTATTCAGAGGATTTGGATGCATTCCTTTCTAGCTTCTCCGCCAGCGACAAGACTATGCAGCTATGCGAGACATGAAAAAGACACGACAACCACATAACAACAATCCTTATCTGATAAAATGTCAAATAGATTGTGAAGTTTGGCACGGGCTGCTGTTGCACAAGTCCCTTGTGTTCTTTATGTCTCTTTTCTTCATCATCAGGGCACTCAACTCACCCTCTTTCCCCATGAGTACTCTGAACCCAGAGAAAGGTCCTCATCTGCCCCTGACGAGGAACTGCTCTGGTCATCATTCCGGCTCTTCTTGAACAGGTTGGTAAGACTGGGGCCTTTGGTAAGCTTTGAGGAGAGAGGTTGTGTCTGTTGAAATATAGTATACTTTTGTTCATTTTCTAGTGAATTTCCAGGGAAGCGCAACTGGTACTTGAATCCGGGTCCCTGTGTCTGTCAGTCCAACACCTTAGCCATTCCACTGAGAGGCTTGAACCTCTTGACAAGATGGAAATGTGTATCATTATTAAAGGTTGGTCCAATAGCTGTTTCTAAAGTCTCCCTCTTTCCTATCTGAAATAGTTGTCAGTGTCCTACGTGTCATATGTAGGTGGGGTCTCTTTGATTTTACCCCAGGGGTTTGACGAAATATATGTGGTCTGTGACTTGATAGTGTGATACTTTGACAAAGTTGAGGGGTTGATATGTATTTGGTTTCTCTTACATTGTTGTATTTGTTGATGTTTGTGTCAGAGAGGCTTTTCCAGACAGTGCTCTGTCCCCGCCTGTTGTCCACTGTAAGAAGATCCTGTTCCACTCGTACATCCTGTTGCGACCTGGAGAACCCTGCAACCCGAACGGTAGGGTAGATAACACACACAGACCGTCTCCATCCATAACATAGCACTTCTGACGTGCTGCTTGCGAACAAGCTTCAATATAGATACAGTATCATATCTTATCTTATTTCCTAGGTGCGGTTTCCTTAACACCGACAACTGATCGCAAGGATATCTTATCGACAAATTACATTAAGGTTTGCGATAACGCTCAGAGGAAATGTGTCACTGTTTTGATTTTCTTGGATCCTAGTTCTCACCAAGATGTACATAAAATTACTTCACATTGAAAGATcatacagttttttttttacagagacCTAGGCTGCATTTCAAAATCATAAAAGACACACCCTAGTCCACTTACCTTGCCTTATGCCCTTGGTGGGAATCCCTGTAGCCATATTTGTCTTCGGCCCAAATGActagccaagcaagggaagtttgcaacGAAAACTACTGCGACAGAAGTTTCCTGGACTCTAACTCAGGatttctagtggcacagctagtacagtgatgcagtgccttagaccactgcaccactaggGAGGCCcagggtgtgtcttttaagtgtttggaatgCAGCCTTTTTCTTCATAAATACCAAAATGGCTCAAAAGAGTCACTTACTTCTCATGTGGCTTGTGAGGGAAACCATCAGGTCCTCCATAGACTTGGTGAATGGTTTTTTAAAGGAATTGTTCAGTCCCTAGAGATGATTGACAATACATCTGATAGACCAAGTCATAATTGTGGTTCATGAAACTGTGAAGGAGTAAGCCCTTCACAACCTATTTATTGAATAAAATAAGTTGTATGCAGAATCCCTTTCATTTTAACAATTCATAATTCCAGGCAATTCTATAGCTCCAATGTCAATTGCACCTCTTGGATTTTTTTGGACATCATGTTCAAATCCTCTATAAGTGACTTTGTTGAGCTTCAATCAATTTGAGATACTTTtggatgatttggacatgatgcGCGAAAAATGCTAATATCGGGCCCATGACCTGagtgggatttgtgccacaaacgCTAAAAtgttagcatgtggaaacagtgctAGGGAAACataaccaaagcatggattgctgccAGACCAtatccatagactgcttacagaggaaggaaaccaatgccattttgtaatttgggtgaactatccctttaattggGTCTGTATCCTGATTAGCTAGTAAATTGAGTGGCTGTTTTAACACAGGTGTGGTCCCACTGACCTAATTATTGAAGGAATGGCCTTTAACAGCAGGTGTGTGTCATTGTTTGAGAGATTATTGTGTGTGTAAGGTGAGACAGTTTTAGCCATACATTGTGTACCTTTTTACTTGGTTTATCTTGCCCTTTTACAATAAGTTAAGCATTTTTGCACATGTTACTTCACAGATGGTTTTTAAAGCCTTTTAAGAGGTAGATCATTTGGATATCTTTATTTCACCTTACCCCTGATCTGCTGAAGGATGGACCATCGTAATAGGGTGGAGCGGTTGGCGGAACGACTGTTATATGACTGGaaagtgaaacacacacacagagaatgctATTAAACATGACCTATAATTCATCACAATATAAGTTAAATAGTTTTTCTTCCCCCCCAAAATGTAATTAAGTAGTTAAATAAGCAGCTTTTCTGTGTTTGAACGGTGTGGGTGTATACTGTTTGCTAAAAATAGTAATAACAAGTAAACAGCTGATTGGCCAGGTCAGCCAATGAGACGTCTCGGCCATTAACGTGACATCACGTTATATGAGGAAATGCCAAACATTTTTGAAACAGTCAGATAGTTTGAAGTGGGGtttttaaagtgtttttttttcccTCTCACAAATGTATGCTTTGGCCACACAAGTATAGGATAAGTCAACCATTATTTGGGCTTGACATGAATAAGCTTTTAAAAGTTATATTTTCACTGAACAGTGTTTTGCCCACCAATTTCTGATGAAATACATGTTTTTAATTATTGATAAAGTACATACCTGCATCCATCTGTGTCTAATATCTCTATCAGACACTATGGTCACATAATACAGtagtatacaatacatttataaaTGATGAGTGCCCATTGACTCACCTCAACCTCCGGTAAGACTTTAGTAGCTTCTCCCCAACAGTCTCATGCCTTTCTGTAAATGAAAAGAGTATTGCTATAGCTGCCAACACCAGTACACATACACTATTAAATATTACTGTTATGGACTCTATCCCACTCTCCCAGGCAATGTCCTAGCAGACAGCAACAATGCATTATTCAGTCAAAGCAGTTCTCTAAACCATACACACATCAGAATATTATGTAGAAGACCACTTTTCAATACCATGCAAAACAGCTGAAACACATCTAGCTGTATGATGTATTACTTgactagtactgtactgtatagctgTGTTTTTAGACATACAAGGcatttttacatttgagtaatttcaTGAGTGCATATGGGTTCTTACTTTTTCATACTGGCATTTTACTTATGAGAGAATTAGTCATGTGATGGGTAAAGGAAACAAACCCGAGTCAGGTGGAAATTTCTTGTCCCTTTCTTCCAAAAACCACTCCCCTGACCTGATCTTAACCTTCCTAAGAAGTGTGAAGAAATGGATTTGAGATAAATTATCCTTTGTTTACCAGGGCTGTTAAATTCGGGTCCTGGAAGGCCGAAACACTTCTGGTTTTTGTTTCTACTTGCTAGTAAATTACACTCACCTGTTGTCCCAGGTTGGAATTAGTCCCTTATAAGAAGGACAGGATGAAACCCAGAAGTGTTTTAGCCCTCCAGGACCGATATTGACAGCCCTGGTTTAGATTACAAAGGAAATACTGTACATTTTGTCAGTTCATTCTCTCAACATGTTAACACGCCTTAAAATATTGAATAAAGGATAGAGGATACCAATAATAAAGAGGTTAGAGCATACAGTTAGAGGTTAGAGGGTAGAGCATACAATTAGAGGTTAGAGGGTAGAGCATAcagttagaggttagaggttagagcatACATTCTATGTTACGGCACTGACATGACAATATGTTATTGCACTAACATAAAAGTATATGTTATAGCAATTACATAACATTCTATGTTACAGTGCTGACATGTGAGTCTATGTTACAGTTTTGGTATTGACATAACTTTCTATGTTACGGTTCTGACATCTAAGTCTATGTTACGGCACTGACATGCCTCCTACCTGTAGGCGTGGCAGACGGTGCACTTCCAGTCCAGGGCGGAGACGCCCACGCGACACTTGTTGCAGACAAGGTGGCTGCAGCCTCGGCACACGGCGCCCGAGTTCCAGAACATTCCCAGCTGCCTCTGACAGCGGGCGCAAGTCCTTTCGCTGTACTGCCGGGCAAAACTCTTGGCACCTTTCCTTCGGATCTCCTGTAGCTCCGTCTTCAGCCTCCTGTAACAGTAGATGGTCGCAGGTGGGGGATACAGCACAGGAGGTTGATGGCaatttaattggggaggacaagctcgtggtaatggctgaagtggaattagtggaatggtattaaacacatggtttctatgtgtctgatgccattccatttgctccgttctggccattattatgagccatcctcccctcagcagcctgaGGTACAGTAATGATGGCAGTGCTTTAACTGTACTGATCATCTCTTCGCATCCACTTTTCCTGTCAGTCAGCCACTGGCAATTCATTGTAATTAAATGCATTATAGTATTAATGATACATTTTACACCAACGATTGTGAATACTATTTTGAGGGGCATCAGTTAAGCGTTGTCATTGTCTCCACAGATCCTGAAGTACCCTCTGAGTGTTGTTGTTATACAGTGTGTCCATGCAGTAAATGTGAAAAGCTTGGCTGAAGTAAATGATGTTGTCTACCTTATCCTGACGTCATCCGTGCTGCGTAAAAGTTTGTCTCTCTGAAGAACCTCCagaaccttctctctctccagagccTTGAGCACGCCCAGATCCATCTGTAAAAATGTGAGTTTCTTTCTTCTCTCCACTTtacctctctagtctctccttttctctctctctcgcttattcttcttctgtctcctccctttgttccaccctctttctctttttattGGGTGCCGGATGTTGCTTCAAGCTGGACGACGTCTGCACTTGTTACCAGACCGAGGGCAGAATGAAAGTCATGTTGATTTCGCTGCACAGTCAGAGACATCCCATGTCCCTGTCACGATATTCACAGAAGCTCTCTCCGCTTCGCATCACAGACCTTGATATGTTTGTGCTCTGGTGACCAGCACTACCTCTTACGCTCTGCTCTCTAACCCATTCATAGTGCTGCATCCAAGAAGCAAACTCTGACCTATAGTCGCAGGGATCCTCTTCACAAAGTCCGATGACTGATGTTCACTTTGTTCACTAGGTCAAGAAAAGAGCAACCAGTCATTTAGTCATTGTAGCCCTCACAGTACCATCCCACTCACTAAGGCAGAACAGGGAAAGACCAACAGAATGACAATGCCGCATGCtgtgcacaggaggttggtggccccttaattggggaggacgggctcgtggtaatggctggagcggaataggtagaatggtatcaaatatatgGTTTCCATTAACTCAATTGCAGCCATTATTATGTGCTGTactctcctcagcagcctccactggtgctgTGTATAATGCTACAGTATCACAGCCATCTGATAACCCATTGAACGTATCTCGCCCTTCCTCCCGACTCCTGTATTGTACACTTGCCCTTAATGTCACAGTGCTTTGCTCAGAATAGTAAATCCCATTTGGTCCTGCCACAGCTCCCACAGAGTAGTCACAGCAAGCTGACTACTCTGCCAGTATTGTGGTGATGCTCCAGTGAAggcatcacacacagacacacacacgttatcCAAATGCCAACCGCTGCATTATTAATGtctctgtttttctttttttagTTTGGGAGGCGGGATGTGAAGTATGGTGAGAAAGAGCGTCATCAGAGTGTATTTTGGTTTGGGAGAGGAGATGTAATCTGAAGCATGGTGAGAAAGGGTAAAAGAGCCTAATTAGTGACTGGATGCCATCATGTGTTGTCTCTGCCTTTCTCCAAGACAGCAGAGGGCCACTGTAAACAATCGGTGTCACAATTAATGTGATCAATCCCCCATGGCGAAGCAGCAGCATCTTTATGGTtctgtctcaaatgacaccctattccctacagccCTATGggtactggtcaaaagtagtgcactagatagggaatagggtgtcattgtcATTTTCTGCATTTCTGATAAAGAGAGTGGACAGGAGACACTGAGCAGAAAGAGTGCAACAAGTGTAACAAGTTTTCTATTCAATTAACTGCTATCTTttgataatatactgtagttatacAATACAATGTTATAATATATTAATATTCCATGTATTAAACTAAACTAAAAGTAGCTCTTCCACTTGTTTCTCAATTGTGTGCGGGGGTTGAAATTATGCTTATAAAAAATATGAGGTATTTTCAGGAGCTGTTTTTCAAATGCAGCATCAGACTTTAGCCTAACTTCAATACCATTTACAGCACTAAATTTGAATGGCAAATGTCCGTTTCTGACCGTCATATTAAACCGTTAAACTGTCATGGTGAAATGCACTAATTTAATGATTACCGGCGCTAGCAGACCACCATGACAGCTTAAGTGTAGATAATGGGGATGAGGGCTATGCTTGGTTAATGAGGATGATGAATTCCCAGACGTGATGGTGACCTGATTCAATCCACCACAGTAATGACAGTAGGAcacctcactgtgtgtgtgtgtatgtgcgcacACACTCGCTTAGGTCCTTCTGGGGGTCCTAAGCAAGATTTGGTTGGGCCCCCCCCCCACCTCATGGATGGCATAACATTTTAGTGGCCCTTCTCTTGACGGCAGAGAGAAAATGTAAGTTTGAAAGTTTATTTCTTGCAATTTTACCACGGGGCGGAGAGAACATTTTGACATTTTAAACAGCCAAAATTATTACTTTTTGGCTGAAAGACAATGTCCATAATTTACACAACAATTTAAGTCAATAAATCATTGTATTATATATTTCAGGTTGATGTGGAAATCCAATGTGGTAACTTCAGATATTTTCAGTGCTTTTGccctattatttttttttaccagtaAATTGACTGagacaacctggggaatagttactggagagaggagggaatgagccaattggaagctggggatgattaggtagcCAGCATGGTATTTgggccaggacaccagggttaacacccctactcttacaataagtgccatgggatcttaagcaaccacagagagtcaggacacctgttttaacatcccatctgaaagacagcaccctacacagggaaatgaccccaatcactgccctggagaattgggatattttttttagaccagaggagagagttcCTCCTACTGGCCCACCAAAACACCACTtctagcagcatctggtctcccatccaggaccaaccctgcttcgcttcagaggcaagccagcagtcggatgcagggtggtatgctgcaggCCTTGTGATATGACAAGCTAATACTTTTCAGTCTACATATCTTTTCAGGGCTGGGTTTTATTTGAATGTTACCACCAACCAACATGGCATTTATTAATCAGAAACACTTGCAAAGTTATTCCTCTTTGCGAGTCGCGAGTGAGCTGAGCAATATAATCGATCATATTTAGCTGAGCCAAACAGCTTTTCGCCTGAACTATGGAGCAAATGTCTTGTTTTGCACCTCCACTTTTCTTTACCAGCAAATTATCATAATCCATTAGATAATTTGTCAAGTTTCACTTATTTTTGAGCCAGTCTGTATTTTGTAAATGGTGAAATTGATTGCATTTTGGAATCCCGCTTCCCCCATCGCTCCGAGATGAATGGTTTGACCATGCTCCACTGCCTTGATAGCCTTATAATAACCACCCTGATCTCGCCAGCTCACATTCTGGCTCCGTTTCAAGCTTGAAGTAGACGGCCCTAAACCCTCAGCCCTATGCCCTTTGGGGAATTCCCTCTGTTATATTTGTCGTCAGTCCAAATAATAGCCAAGCAAAATAAGTTTGCAACGTCAGCCCTCGTTTTTAATTGAGTTTGCGAGTGCACAATGATGTTCACTTCGAAGCCTGAAACGCCTAATAATTCAATTCGCAATgattgtacatccgctaagaaaagtCCGCCAAAGCATGGAACCTCATCGTCAATATGGAGTCAACATACAAATGTAAGTAAAAACGATTTTGAATAAGttagaaattgtgctactaatCTATATTACATGTACTttctgtattgatttgttgttaataaaacaaataaagtgtccacttaatttgagggtGTGTATTTTAAGTGTTTAATGCAGACTGTGTTTCGTGTAGTAGAGAAACAGAATGTGAGCTCGCGAGATCAGGATGGTTCGTACGAGGCTACTGCTTTGATTAGTGCATCTAGAAATCACAAGTGTCTATCCGATAATGAAAAGGCATCCGCACGGATGTATCTATTTTGTGCTGTTACATTTCTATTGTTGTTTCGTGTAAGCTGCTTTCAGGTTGTTGATACATAACAGTATAATTTGTGGCGTGCATCATGATCAAAGTCATTGTACTTTGTATCATTTGACTTCCCCCTAGTTGTGAGAAACATGTAATGTGCACGGGCCAGTGTAGTGAACTATATGTAATTACATTtctagtttaattacattttacagtagcttggtggtagccTCACTAAATTCAAATATTGGTAGTGTTTTCAGTTGTTCATTACTGTTTGACATGTGgtatagctaactactggaactacacaatCTTTTTTTTCTAAATGAAAACGAAATATAGGTGAAGTTGGCAAGAATTTACAGACTTGTTTCACATAAAACCTGCCTAATTCTAGCTTGAAACACTGTCTATTTATTTTTGTGTTTAGGCTAAATTACACATTCTGTTGacatctgactccagagtgatcCGTTTTTTCAATTTATGgtctatgacatttcagatttagataTGATAATTATCtagtagtttggatgtagtgaactactttttctaACTTTAGCTTTAATGTAACTGAAgttccagtgtgaagtaattggtagctaagtaaactatattttcagtgTAGCTTCCCCAAGACTGGCACGGGCTGATTTGACATTGCTGTAGCTAAGCCGAATAGCCTGCAGCAGAATACTAATGGTTGCACCATGTCCATCATAATGTAGTCCAAACCGTTCAATAGTTAGGCTAGCCATATTACTGGAGATTAATGTTATTCTTTCTATGGCTCATTCGCTGCCGCAATATATAGAAAATGCCAAAACTTTAGAGATTACAATAGATGGCAAAGTCAAAGATACTTCCTATCCATCTGTGGCAAAGTTTTCCCTAACTACTTCTGGATCTACTTCTGGATCTACTTCTGACAAATCCAGAACCAACCATAGCCTAGCCATCTGGCTAATCTTTTGAATACAGTGTAGCAACAACATTTAACTTTACCTATCTAGATAaagttagcatgctagctagctacactgacaGTTTCTTGTTTTTATTTCTCCACTCCACGTGGAAATCACCACAACATTCCCATCCCCAATTAGTGAATACGCATTATCAGCCTGTGTCATTCTTCGGAGGTGAAACATAAACGAGAATTTCCGCAATAGGACAGAAAGCAAAATTCCTAAAATTCTACACAATTTgtcatgacttatgccatgttaatatgatatgaGTGAGAATGACTAACAAGATCAATGTGGCCACATGGTGGTCAGGCCCCCTAGTCATGTGCGCTGTGTGCCTGGTTGGTATTCGGCCATGATTAacacaagtttagatagctgaccAATTGtcagctaattgagtgactgacaaaataagagtcactgctgatgcacaaccaagttTTGAAATTGAATTGTACTATTCTTACTCTCAGTAGTaaattgagaccccgactgagttaatttaaaaaaaaagtgggCACCATGAGAGTATAGTGCGTTCTCACAGCAGCCGGGGGTCCTAAGTGACCGCTTATGTCGCTTATGCCTGGAGCCGGcccagtgtatgtgtgtgggac is a genomic window of Oncorhynchus gorbuscha isolate QuinsamMale2020 ecotype Even-year linkage group LG12, OgorEven_v1.0, whole genome shotgun sequence containing:
- the sytl3 gene encoding synaptotagmin-like protein 3 isoform X4; the encoded protein is MDLGVLKALEREKVLEVLQRDKLLRSTDDVRIRRLKTELQEIRRKGAKSFARQYSERTCARCQRQLGMFWNSGAVCRGCSHLVCNKCRVGVSALDWKCTVCHAYRAVNIGPGGLKHFWVSSCPSYKGLIPTWDNRKVKIRSGEWFLEERDKKFPPDSERHETVGEKLLKSYRRLSHITVVPPTAPPYYDGPSFSRSGGLNNSFKKPFTKSMEDLMVSLTSHMRRFSRSQQDVRVEQDLLTVDNRRGQSTVWKSLSDTNINKYNNTQPLSSKLTKGPSLTNLFKKSRNDDQSSSSSGADEDLSLGSEYSWGKRGSSASSTGTDCGLLEINRVTGELKLAIAFNHNTSCLEITINGCRNLAYGDIKRKKCHPYVKVYLLPEKSQSSKLKTTIKRNTTDPIYNEILQCQIESPLLSRSTLQVSVWHSATLKKKVFLGEVLVPLEGCIFKDSTTQGSNWYPLCPKPESPEGNAVEQDTAGELLVRMKFTSLSQPSWVCHTDAVHIGPHDVGQLTVLVTGAKNLPTKANSQNTYVKGCLTLPGPRELVQRTPVLKKPSPVWSHQLLFSRVTPYDLQICTLELDLWDHTPFTFSDRLLGWVRMEAGSSWQLVLQTPNMWHDFSLPMQANINSRRT
- the sytl3 gene encoding synaptotagmin-like protein 3 isoform X1; its protein translation is MPLKIVFTIVGVKCIINTIMHLITMNCQWLTDRKSGCEEMISTVKALPSLLYLRLLRGGWLIIMARTEQMEWHQTHRNHVFNTIPLIPLQPLPRACPPQLNCHQPPVLYPPPATIYCYRRLKTELQEIRRKGAKSFARQYSERTCARCQRQLGMFWNSGAVCRGCSHLVCNKCRVGVSALDWKCTVCHAYRAVNIGPGGLKHFWVSSCPSYKGLIPTWDNRKVKIRSGEWFLEERDKKFPPDSERHETVGEKLLKSYRRLSHITVVPPTAPPYYDGPSFSRSGGLNNSFKKPFTKSMEDLMVSLTSHMRRFSRSQQDVRVEQDLLTVDNRRGQSTVWKSLSDTNINKYNNTQPLSSKLTKGPSLTNLFKKSRNDDQSSSSSGADEDLSLGSEYSWGKRGSSASSTGTDCGLLEINRVTGELKLAIAFNHNTSCLEITINGCRNLAYGDIKRKKCHPYVKVYLLPEKSQSSKLKTTIKRNTTDPIYNEILQCQIESPLLSRSTLQVSVWHSATLKKKVFLGEVLVPLEGCIFKDSTTQGSNWYPLCPKPESPEGNAVEQDTAGELLVRMKFTSLSQPSWVCHTDAVHIGPHDVGQLTVLVTGAKNLPTKANSQNTYVKGCLTLPGPRELVQRTPVLKKPSPVWSHQLLFSRVTPYDLQICTLELDLWDHTPFTFSDRLLGWVRMEAGSSWQLVLQTPNMWHDFSLPMQANINSRRT
- the sytl3 gene encoding synaptotagmin-like protein 3 isoform X3, encoding MPLKIVFTIVGVKCIINTIMHLITMNCQWLTDRKSGCEEMISTVKALPSLLYLRLLRGGWLIIMARTEQMEWHQTHRNHVFNTIPLIPLQPLPRACPPQLNCHQPPVLYPPPATIYCYRRLKTELQEIRRKGAKSFARQYSERTCARCQRQLGMFWNSGAVCRGCSHLVCNKCRVGVSALDWKCTVCHAYRKVKIRSGEWFLEERDKKFPPDSERHETVGEKLLKSYRRLSHITVVPPTAPPYYDGPSFSRSGGLNNSFKKPFTKSMEDLMVSLTSHMRRFSRSQQDVRVEQDLLTVDNRRGQSTVWKSLSDTNINKYNNTQPLSSKLTKGPSLTNLFKKSRNDDQSSSSSGADEDLSLGSEYSWGKRGSSASSTGTDCGLLEINRVTGELKLAIAFNHNTSCLEITINGCRNLAYGDIKRKKCHPYVKVYLLPEKSQSSKLKTTIKRNTTDPIYNEILQCQIESPLLSRSTLQVSVWHSATLKKKVFLGEVLVPLEGCIFKDSTTQGSNWYPLCPKPESPEGNAVEQDTAGELLVRMKFTSLSQPSWVCHTDAVHIGPHDVGQLTVLVTGAKNLPTKANSQNTYVKGCLTLPGPRELVQRTPVLKKPSPVWSHQLLFSRVTPYDLQICTLELDLWDHTPFTFSDRLLGWVRMEAGSSWQLVLQTPNMWHDFSLPMQANINSRRT
- the sytl3 gene encoding synaptotagmin-like protein 3 isoform X2, producing the protein MPLKIVFTIVGVKCIINTIMHLITMNCQWLTDRKSGCEEMISTVKALPSLLYLRLLRGGWLIIMARTEQMEWHQTHRNHVFNTIPLIPLQPLPRACPPQLNCHQPPVLYPPPATIYCYRRLKTELQEIRRKGAKSFARQYSERTCARCQRQLGMFWNSGAVCRGCSHLVCNKCRVGVSALDWKCTVCHAYRAVNIGPGGLKHFWVSSCPSYKGLIPTWDNRKVKIRSGEWFLEERDKKFPPDSERHETVGEKLLKSYRRLSHITVVPPTAPPYYDGPSFSRSGGLNNSFKKPFTKSMEDLMVSLTSHMRRFSRSQQDVRVEQDLLTVDNRRGQSTVWKSLSDTNINKYNNLTKGPSLTNLFKKSRNDDQSSSSSGADEDLSLGSEYSWGKRGSSASSTGTDCGLLEINRVTGELKLAIAFNHNTSCLEITINGCRNLAYGDIKRKKCHPYVKVYLLPEKSQSSKLKTTIKRNTTDPIYNEILQCQIESPLLSRSTLQVSVWHSATLKKKVFLGEVLVPLEGCIFKDSTTQGSNWYPLCPKPESPEGNAVEQDTAGELLVRMKFTSLSQPSWVCHTDAVHIGPHDVGQLTVLVTGAKNLPTKANSQNTYVKGCLTLPGPRELVQRTPVLKKPSPVWSHQLLFSRVTPYDLQICTLELDLWDHTPFTFSDRLLGWVRMEAGSSWQLVLQTPNMWHDFSLPMQANINSRRT